In a single window of the Verrucomicrobiia bacterium genome:
- a CDS encoding Fur family transcriptional regulator yields MPRTKTMSALTERLRRHARKITGPRKAVLEILRKHSHPLTNREVLVALPRGQCDLATVYRAMHVLEGIGMVKRFDFGDGVARFELIGDGGDGHHHHLICTHCARVVEIEECFSGLMEKRIAAKNGFKGVTHRLEFFGICRECQ; encoded by the coding sequence ATGCCACGGACAAAGACCATGTCGGCCTTGACGGAGCGCCTGCGGCGTCACGCGCGGAAGATCACCGGGCCGCGCAAGGCGGTTCTGGAGATTCTGCGAAAGCACTCGCATCCACTGACAAACCGGGAGGTGCTGGTCGCCCTGCCCCGCGGGCAATGCGATTTGGCCACAGTTTACCGGGCGATGCACGTGCTCGAGGGGATAGGGATGGTGAAGCGCTTTGATTTTGGGGACGGCGTCGCTCGATTCGAGCTGATTGGCGACGGCGGGGACGGGCATCATCATCACTTGATTTGCACCCACTGCGCGCGAGTAGTTGAGATCGAGGAATGTTTTTCAGGGTTGATGGAAAAGCGGATTGCGGCCAAAAACGGTTTCAAAGGGGTGACGCACCGGCTGGAGTTTTTTGGGATTTGCCGGGAGTGCCAGTGA
- a CDS encoding Gfo/Idh/MocA family oxidoreductase: MNESFQSSNTSRREFIKTTGRLAAVSALAGVTLPNVHAASGDALQVALIGCGGRGTGAAANALETSGGPIKLVAMADVFENRLNRSYENLSRGHAAKMDVPQERKFIGFDAYRKAMDCLKPGDVAIFTTPLAFRWVHFTYAIEKRLNVFMEKPLTADGPTSKRMLDLAEQAIKKNLKVGVGLMSRHSRAFQELADRLHGGEIGDIILLRGYRMHGPAGSAYVTKWPGNPSELLWQIRNFHSFLWASGGCFNDFYIHHIDHLCWMKNDWPVKAQALGGKHYKTNPEGEPYVDQNFDVYSVEYTFADGTKMYMDGRCMNGCNDIYSSYAQGSKGMAIVSHANDCGFPSMTFKTQAPKRSEMIWQAKEIAGQQDPYENEWNDLLEAIRNDKPYNEVERGVKASVTSSMGRMAAHTGQEISFEDMLNCDQEFAPGADKFTFESPAPLVSDKNGRYPIPAPGITRKHEYEPVASA, translated from the coding sequence ATGAACGAATCTTTCCAATCCTCGAATACCTCACGCCGGGAGTTTATCAAGACGACTGGCCGTCTAGCTGCAGTCTCGGCCCTGGCTGGAGTGACCTTGCCGAACGTCCATGCCGCCTCAGGAGACGCCTTGCAGGTTGCGTTAATCGGGTGCGGCGGGCGCGGGACAGGCGCCGCGGCCAACGCCTTGGAGACGAGCGGCGGCCCAATCAAGCTGGTGGCCATGGCGGATGTTTTTGAAAACCGCCTCAACCGCAGCTATGAGAATCTTAGCAGAGGCCATGCCGCTAAGATGGATGTGCCGCAGGAGCGAAAATTCATCGGCTTCGATGCTTATCGCAAGGCGATGGACTGCCTGAAGCCAGGGGACGTTGCGATTTTCACGACGCCGCTGGCATTTCGCTGGGTGCATTTTACCTATGCGATTGAAAAGAGGCTGAACGTGTTTATGGAGAAGCCGTTGACGGCCGACGGTCCGACCTCGAAGCGGATGCTGGACCTGGCGGAGCAGGCGATCAAAAAGAACCTTAAAGTTGGGGTGGGTTTGATGTCGCGCCATAGCCGCGCGTTCCAGGAGCTGGCGGACCGGCTTCATGGGGGAGAGATTGGGGACATCATTTTGCTGCGCGGTTACCGGATGCACGGCCCGGCGGGGTCGGCTTATGTGACCAAGTGGCCGGGCAACCCGAGCGAATTGCTGTGGCAAATCCGCAACTTCCATAGTTTCCTCTGGGCCAGCGGCGGGTGTTTCAATGACTTTTACATTCATCACATCGATCACCTATGCTGGATGAAGAATGATTGGCCGGTGAAGGCCCAGGCCCTGGGCGGCAAGCATTACAAGACCAATCCCGAAGGCGAGCCTTACGTGGATCAGAATTTCGACGTTTATTCGGTGGAATACACCTTTGCGGACGGCACCAAGATGTATATGGACGGCCGCTGCATGAACGGCTGCAACGACATTTATTCCAGCTACGCCCAAGGCAGCAAGGGCATGGCGATTGTGTCTCATGCCAATGACTGCGGATTTCCTTCGATGACGTTCAAGACCCAGGCGCCCAAGCGCTCGGAGATGATCTGGCAGGCCAAGGAGATCGCCGGCCAGCAGGACCCATATGAGAACGAATGGAATGACCTGCTGGAGGCCATCCGCAACGACAAGCCCTACAACGAAGTCGAGCGGGGGGTCAAAGCCAGCGTGACATCGAGCATGGGCCGAATGGCGGCGCACACGGGCCAGGAAATCAGCTTTGAGGACATGCTCAATTGCGATCAGGAGTTCGCGCCCGGGGCGGACAAGTTTACGTTCGAGTCCCCTGCCCCGCTGGTGTCGGATAAGAACGGGAGATACCCGATTCCGGCGCCCGGCATTACACGCAAGCACGAGTACGAGCCGGTGGCTTCGGCGTAA
- a CDS encoding endonuclease/exonuclease/phosphatase family protein, translated as MKSERVNQIEQEPAAIRLRPGGVSLRRAIACLIVTLATCALSAVAGSPEAGGKKSVKFYQGNAYIGGSIEAPLALDPTDPAFPQELLQTVTAVYMQIVASDPPARMAGLAGEIAAAKPDIAALEEVYTIEQAPATAQGPGPFTVAYDYLQLLTSALEAKGAHYRVAVVSTEMDVTMPMIANLNPLQLAYARAIDHEVILVRTDLPPGYLRASNPQTGKFSTYLQIPALGLSVYRGWCSVDAFVRGERFRCICTHLEDNSSPAIQEAQGLELLAGPAHLGGPVVIAGDLNADPLDRTETSTYHPFIAAGFKDSWLTLNPSDPAGGLTWGHDPNLADPTTQFVYRIDFVLYRGNEFTPVAAQVLDPMLSLAQPPLWPSDHAALTTTFFLGNPKAIQGKAGLSRR; from the coding sequence ATGAAATCAGAGCGGGTTAATCAAATCGAACAGGAACCAGCAGCCATTCGTCTTCGGCCTGGCGGCGTTAGTTTGAGGCGCGCCATCGCTTGCCTCATCGTCACTCTCGCCACATGCGCCCTTTCGGCGGTGGCGGGCTCGCCTGAAGCTGGAGGCAAAAAGAGCGTCAAGTTTTACCAAGGAAACGCTTACATAGGCGGCTCCATCGAAGCGCCATTAGCCTTGGACCCAACGGACCCGGCCTTTCCGCAAGAGCTCCTTCAGACAGTCACCGCTGTTTATATGCAGATCGTTGCATCGGATCCGCCGGCGCGCATGGCGGGCCTGGCCGGCGAGATCGCGGCTGCCAAGCCCGATATCGCCGCGCTGGAAGAGGTCTATACCATCGAGCAAGCGCCGGCCACAGCCCAGGGGCCAGGTCCTTTCACGGTGGCCTACGATTATCTGCAACTCCTGACCAGCGCACTCGAAGCTAAGGGCGCCCATTACAGAGTGGCCGTTGTTTCAACGGAAATGGATGTGACCATGCCAATGATAGCCAACCTCAATCCCTTGCAACTCGCCTATGCCCGCGCCATCGACCATGAGGTTATCCTGGTCCGGACAGATTTGCCTCCGGGCTATTTGCGCGCTTCCAATCCCCAAACCGGCAAGTTCTCCACTTATTTGCAAATCCCCGCCCTCGGCCTCTCGGTCTATCGTGGCTGGTGCTCGGTAGATGCCTTTGTTCGCGGCGAGCGCTTCCGCTGCATCTGCACACACCTCGAAGATAATTCCTCCCCAGCGATTCAAGAAGCACAAGGACTGGAATTATTGGCCGGCCCCGCACACCTTGGCGGCCCAGTCGTTATCGCCGGCGATCTCAATGCCGATCCCCTGGACCGCACTGAAACATCCACTTACCACCCTTTCATCGCCGCGGGCTTTAAAGATTCCTGGCTCACCCTGAATCCGAGTGACCCCGCAGGCGGCCTGACATGGGGGCATGATCCCAACCTGGCTGATCCGACAACTCAATTTGTCTATCGCATCGACTTCGTGCTCTATCGCGGGAACGAATTCACGCCCGTTGCGGCGCAGGTCCTGGACCCCATGCTCAGCCTGGCTCAGCCCCCGCTCTGGCCTTCGGACCATGCCGCGCTCACGACGACATTCTTCCTCGGCAATCCCAAAGCCATTCAAGGCAAAGCCGGCCTCAGCAGGAGATAG
- a CDS encoding DUF4410 domain-containing protein: MKKSRSSCLFGKQIVALAVVALAALLAAGCVSTFKEVKPLASGAPPKQRPSALALGELQITDARLSEPEKKVMAHAFQLGVEKWCAEHKSFDVLRDVPSTNVPPGAIILKGAITQVEKGSAAARFWVGMGAGQQRAVGEFMIHSSDGTKLTSFTARKSYLGGSGIGGWDMMKLEDLIDKLGQLVAETTDKWVRGERIE; encoded by the coding sequence ATGAAAAAAAGCCGGTCGAGTTGCCTGTTTGGAAAGCAGATAGTAGCGTTGGCCGTAGTGGCCCTCGCGGCATTATTGGCCGCAGGATGTGTGAGCACGTTCAAAGAGGTCAAACCCCTGGCCAGCGGTGCGCCGCCAAAACAGAGACCCTCCGCCCTGGCCTTGGGTGAACTCCAAATTACCGATGCGCGTCTTTCCGAGCCCGAAAAAAAGGTAATGGCCCACGCATTCCAATTGGGCGTTGAGAAATGGTGCGCAGAGCATAAATCGTTTGATGTCCTCAGGGACGTTCCATCCACCAATGTCCCGCCTGGGGCCATTATCCTCAAAGGCGCCATCACCCAGGTGGAGAAGGGGAGCGCCGCTGCGCGGTTTTGGGTCGGAATGGGAGCGGGTCAGCAGCGTGCCGTCGGGGAGTTCATGATACACTCCAGCGATGGCACAAAACTCACTTCATTCACGGCGCGCAAATCGTATTTGGGCGGCTCGGGTATCGGCGGTTGGGACATGATGAAGTTGGAAGACCTGATCGATAAGCTCGGTCAACTGGTCGCCGAAACAACAGACAAATGGGTCAGAGGAGAAAGGATTGAATAG
- a CDS encoding MFS transporter has product MNTPKPIQNTAGRALSPFWLLFILSGLNLFNYLDRYVAYQMVEPIKAYFHLTDSQAGRINTAFMIGYFLTSPFFGYLGDRMTRKWLIAAGIFVWSLGTVLTGLAGGFVGLLGFRIMVGLGEASYATISPSLISDAYGPARRNNALTIFYVAIPLGAALGYLIGSQIEAVWGWRYAFIVAGVPGLLLAASLLPFRDPERGQSDEGQGRGANKPGWAGVFKLLRLADFNLVVWGYVAYTFAMGAFAFWGPSYLNRVSGMSHKQAGAYFAALTAVAGLVSTFAGGFAASAWRKRNPAAYSLTLGISTLAAAPFATWAFLGGTRTALLLGLAGAILLLFLGTGPVNTLIVETVPVNLRASAMAMSIFMIHLFGDFYSPEITGRLSDAFGLHRAVLILPLALLIGGSLWLGLALKTLRSAKHRSN; this is encoded by the coding sequence ATGAACACACCCAAGCCCATTCAAAACACGGCTGGCCGCGCACTCTCTCCTTTTTGGCTCCTGTTCATCCTTTCCGGCCTGAATCTGTTCAACTATCTGGACCGCTACGTCGCTTATCAGATGGTTGAGCCAATCAAGGCCTATTTTCATCTCACCGATAGCCAGGCGGGCCGCATTAATACCGCTTTCATGATCGGATATTTTCTCACCTCCCCATTCTTCGGCTATTTGGGCGACCGCATGACGCGCAAGTGGTTGATTGCCGCCGGGATTTTCGTGTGGAGTTTGGGGACGGTCCTCACGGGCCTGGCCGGCGGCTTTGTGGGTTTGCTGGGCTTTCGGATCATGGTCGGCTTAGGTGAGGCCAGTTACGCCACCATCAGCCCCAGCTTGATCTCGGATGCCTATGGCCCCGCGCGGCGAAATAATGCCCTGACCATTTTCTACGTGGCCATTCCGTTAGGCGCTGCCCTTGGCTATCTGATCGGCTCCCAAATCGAGGCGGTCTGGGGCTGGCGCTATGCCTTTATCGTCGCGGGCGTGCCCGGCTTGCTGCTGGCCGCCAGCCTGTTGCCATTCCGTGACCCGGAACGCGGCCAGTCCGATGAAGGGCAGGGCAGGGGAGCCAACAAGCCCGGTTGGGCCGGCGTTTTCAAACTCCTGCGCCTGGCTGATTTTAATCTCGTCGTTTGGGGCTATGTCGCTTACACGTTCGCCATGGGCGCCTTCGCCTTCTGGGGGCCAAGCTATCTCAATCGCGTTTCCGGCATGAGCCACAAACAGGCGGGCGCTTACTTTGCCGCCTTAACCGCAGTCGCCGGCCTGGTCAGCACCTTCGCTGGCGGGTTCGCTGCCTCCGCATGGCGCAAGCGGAACCCGGCTGCTTACTCCCTCACTCTGGGCATCTCCACGCTGGCCGCCGCTCCCTTCGCCACCTGGGCCTTTCTGGGCGGAACCAGGACCGCCCTCCTGCTCGGTTTGGCGGGGGCTATCCTGCTGTTGTTTTTGGGCACCGGCCCCGTCAACACACTCATTGTGGAAACCGTTCCTGTGAATCTCCGCGCAAGCGCGATGGCCATGTCCATCTTTATGATCCACCTCTTCGGCGATTTCTATTCCCCGGAAATCACGGGTCGCTTGTCTGATGCATTCGGCCTGCATCGCGCCGTTCTCATCCTGCCACTGGCTCTGCTGATCGGCGGCAGCCTATGGCTTGGGCTTGCCCTCAAAACCTTGCGCTCCGCAAAACATCGTTCCAATTGA
- a CDS encoding ABC transporter permease, with translation MAKHFGQNAALLFIWIGLLLLFGALSENFLTTRNLAILANNIPALTVVGVGMTFVLIIGGIDLSVGSVLGLAGAVLGVAMSDWHSPFSAATALCLGVGLAAGICNGALSVRLSIPSFIVTLGMLEIARGLAYLTTHSQTKYIGESVTGLAGPLPVVGCSAAFLLSLLIVGAGQVALTRTLFGRHLIAIGTNEQAVRLAGINPRPAKIAVFALSGLLSALGAVFYTSRLGSADPNAGVGLELSAIAAVVIGGTSLAGGRGSVVNSFFGVLIIATLQAGLAQLGISEPIKRVVTGAVIILAVIVDAWRTRLTCRKLPFLRALLP, from the coding sequence ATGGCAAAGCATTTTGGCCAAAACGCGGCACTGCTCTTCATTTGGATTGGGCTGTTGCTCCTGTTTGGGGCCCTCAGCGAAAACTTTCTCACGACGCGGAATCTGGCGATACTAGCCAACAACATCCCGGCCCTCACTGTGGTCGGAGTGGGCATGACCTTTGTTCTGATCATCGGGGGCATTGATCTTTCGGTCGGTTCGGTGCTCGGATTGGCGGGCGCTGTTCTGGGTGTGGCCATGAGCGATTGGCATTCACCATTCAGCGCGGCCACAGCACTCTGTCTTGGAGTTGGCCTGGCCGCCGGCATTTGTAATGGAGCGCTGAGCGTGCGTTTGAGTATTCCGTCATTCATTGTCACATTGGGGATGCTCGAAATCGCCCGAGGGCTTGCGTATCTCACCACCCACTCGCAAACCAAGTACATCGGCGAGTCAGTTACCGGGTTGGCGGGGCCGTTGCCTGTCGTCGGCTGCTCCGCTGCCTTCCTGCTGTCGCTGCTGATTGTAGGGGCTGGTCAAGTGGCCTTGACGCGGACACTCTTCGGACGTCATCTCATCGCCATTGGAACTAATGAGCAGGCCGTGCGTTTGGCAGGCATCAATCCGCGTCCGGCCAAGATAGCTGTTTTTGCGCTTTCAGGATTGCTCAGCGCCTTGGGAGCGGTCTTCTACACTTCCCGTTTGGGTTCGGCAGACCCTAATGCCGGCGTGGGCCTTGAACTCTCAGCTATCGCAGCAGTTGTTATCGGCGGCACCAGCCTTGCCGGGGGGCGCGGCTCGGTGGTGAACAGCTTCTTTGGAGTGCTGATTATCGCGACCCTGCAGGCCGGCCTCGCCCAGCTCGGGATATCCGAGCCGATAAAACGTGTCGTGACTGGCGCAGTCATCATTCTCGCCGTCATTGTCGATGCCTGGCGAACTCGGTTAACCTGTCGCAAATTGCCTTTTCTGCGCGCGTTGCTCCCTTAA
- a CDS encoding sugar ABC transporter ATP-binding protein, producing the protein MPSPPKLLKVSNLNKSYSTPVLTDFSFDLLRGEVHALVGSNGAGKSTFARILCGLTQPGSGEVQLEGRPYSPRSKRDAEQAGVIMVMQELNVIGTLTVAENIFLSRLPRRAGFVRFGELSKMAQQALARVGLKNLDPTAPAHHLGVGQQQLVEIAGALAQNCRVMILDEPTAALTDPEIERLFANVRKLQAEGVGIIYISHRMDEIRRIANRTTVLRDGRRVATHLAAEVTATGLVRDMVGHDLPERKAVGERVTGATALRVSHLRAGGRVQDVSFEVRRGEILGLAGLIGSGRTETLRAIFGADAKDAGDIFLNEDQKPVTIRDPVDAVRAGIGMVPEDRKADGLLLGQSVRVNTTLATLPRHTHAGGWLDRRAEGQTADSFCGRLAVRCASPEQIVSELSGGNQQKVVIARWLARDCRVLLFDEPTRGIDVAAKDSIYQLLGDLAQEGKAVVVVSSELTELMALCDRILVMSAGRIAAEFLPGRWSQEVITRAAFSGYLDEEKQT; encoded by the coding sequence ATGCCCTCACCCCCCAAACTGTTGAAAGTCAGTAATCTCAACAAGAGCTATAGCACGCCGGTGTTGACCGATTTCAGCTTTGATTTGCTGCGTGGCGAGGTCCATGCGCTGGTCGGCAGCAACGGGGCGGGAAAATCCACTTTCGCCAGGATTTTGTGCGGACTGACTCAACCCGGCAGTGGAGAGGTCCAACTCGAAGGGCGGCCCTACTCGCCGAGGTCCAAACGGGACGCCGAGCAAGCCGGCGTCATCATGGTCATGCAGGAACTCAATGTCATCGGCACGCTCACCGTGGCCGAGAACATCTTTCTCAGCCGATTACCGCGCCGGGCCGGCTTTGTGCGATTCGGTGAATTAAGCAAAATGGCGCAGCAGGCCCTGGCGCGGGTTGGCTTAAAGAACCTGGACCCGACAGCGCCGGCCCATCACCTGGGAGTCGGCCAGCAACAGTTGGTTGAAATCGCCGGCGCGCTGGCCCAAAACTGCCGGGTTATGATCCTGGATGAACCCACGGCTGCATTGACCGATCCCGAGATCGAACGGTTGTTTGCCAATGTGCGCAAGCTTCAGGCGGAAGGCGTCGGAATCATCTATATCAGCCATCGCATGGATGAAATCCGCAGGATAGCCAACCGAACAACGGTCTTGCGCGATGGCCGCCGAGTAGCGACTCATCTCGCCGCGGAAGTCACTGCAACCGGTTTGGTGCGCGACATGGTCGGACACGATCTGCCGGAGCGCAAGGCAGTGGGCGAGCGCGTCACGGGCGCCACAGCCCTGCGGGTGAGCCATTTGCGCGCTGGTGGGCGGGTCCAGGATGTCAGCTTTGAAGTGCGCCGCGGGGAAATCCTGGGCTTGGCCGGTCTCATCGGCTCGGGAAGGACCGAGACCTTGCGGGCCATTTTCGGAGCGGATGCCAAAGATGCAGGTGATATCTTCCTCAATGAGGATCAAAAACCCGTCACAATCCGGGACCCGGTGGATGCCGTTCGCGCCGGGATTGGCATGGTCCCGGAGGACCGCAAGGCCGATGGTCTGCTGTTGGGCCAATCGGTTCGTGTCAACACCACCCTGGCAACCCTGCCACGCCACACTCACGCGGGTGGCTGGCTGGACCGGCGCGCCGAAGGCCAAACAGCAGATTCTTTCTGTGGCCGTCTGGCTGTCCGTTGCGCCTCTCCGGAGCAAATCGTTTCCGAGCTGAGCGGGGGCAACCAGCAGAAGGTCGTCATCGCACGCTGGCTGGCGCGGGATTGCCGCGTACTCCTGTTCGATGAACCAACGCGCGGAATCGATGTCGCGGCCAAAGACAGCATTTATCAACTGCTCGGTGACTTGGCTCAAGAAGGCAAAGCCGTGGTGGTTGTTTCAAGTGAATTGACCGAATTAATGGCTCTCTGTGATCGTATCCTCGTCATGTCCGCTGGCCGGATTGCAGCCGAATTCTTGCCAGGCCGGTGGTCACAGGAGGTTATCACCCGCGCCGCATTCAGCGGGTACCTGGACGAGGAAAAACAAACCTGA
- a CDS encoding sugar ABC transporter substrate-binding protein gives MLPFAGCRQSAAPTKPRIALVMKSLANEFFSTMAEGARQHQAAHPEAYELIINGIKNETDLGEQVNLVEQMIARPVQAIVIAPADSKALVTVLKRAKEAGILVVNIDNKLDAQTLKQADLNVPFVGPDNRAGARKVGEAIARRLKPGDQVGIIEGIPTAFNGQQRRLGFEDAMKAANIETVSTQSGNWEMDMANTVATAMLSEHPELKAILCANDSMALGAVAAVQAAGRNGKVLIAGFDNIKAIRPMLADGRVTATADQHADQLAVFGIEAALKILKGEAPPADQTTEVDLITQTNLTLQLPGGSN, from the coding sequence ATGCTCCCGTTCGCGGGCTGCCGGCAATCCGCCGCGCCGACCAAGCCGAGAATCGCTCTGGTCATGAAATCGCTCGCCAACGAATTCTTCAGCACGATGGCTGAAGGGGCGAGACAGCATCAAGCGGCACATCCTGAGGCATACGAACTGATTATCAACGGCATCAAGAATGAGACCGACCTGGGGGAGCAGGTCAACCTCGTCGAACAAATGATTGCCCGCCCGGTTCAGGCCATCGTGATCGCCCCTGCGGATTCCAAAGCTCTCGTGACCGTATTAAAGCGGGCCAAAGAGGCTGGCATCCTCGTGGTCAACATAGATAACAAGCTGGATGCGCAGACGCTCAAGCAAGCGGATCTTAATGTGCCTTTTGTGGGGCCGGACAATCGGGCGGGTGCCCGCAAGGTGGGAGAGGCGATAGCGCGCCGGCTTAAGCCGGGCGATCAGGTCGGCATTATCGAAGGCATTCCCACCGCTTTCAACGGCCAGCAACGCCGGTTGGGCTTCGAGGATGCCATGAAGGCGGCCAATATTGAAACTGTCAGCACACAAAGCGGCAACTGGGAGATGGACATGGCTAACACGGTAGCGACAGCGATGCTCAGCGAACATCCCGAGCTTAAGGCCATTCTCTGCGCCAATGACAGCATGGCCCTTGGAGCAGTGGCCGCCGTACAGGCAGCAGGCAGGAACGGCAAAGTGCTCATAGCCGGTTTTGACAACATCAAGGCGATTCGCCCAATGCTTGCCGACGGGCGCGTAACGGCCACCGCCGACCAGCATGCCGACCAACTCGCTGTCTTCGGCATCGAGGCGGCGCTTAAAATCCTTAAAGGCGAAGCGCCCCCCGCCGATCAAACCACTGAAGTGGATTTAATCACCCAGACCAATCTCACACTGCAGTTACCGGGAGGTTCCAACTAA
- a CDS encoding glycogen-binding domain-containing protein, whose product MARKHNGHKNQTFSITAPQAASVLLAGDFTHWQKKPIALKRESGGVWRVAVDLPPGTHHYRFLVDGQWWDDPDCALREPNPYGSQNSVRQVS is encoded by the coding sequence ATGGCGAGAAAGCACAACGGACATAAAAATCAAACCTTCTCCATTACTGCGCCTCAGGCCGCCAGCGTCCTGTTGGCCGGTGATTTCACACATTGGCAGAAGAAACCCATCGCTTTGAAACGCGAATCGGGCGGGGTGTGGCGCGTCGCTGTGGACTTACCCCCGGGCACACATCATTACCGTTTTCTTGTGGACGGCCAATGGTGGGACGATCCGGATTGCGCGTTGCGGGAGCCGAATCCCTACGGCAGCCAGAACTCCGTGCGCCAAGTGAGCTGA